The following proteins are encoded in a genomic region of Variovorax paradoxus:
- a CDS encoding HDOD domain-containing protein gives MTLDELFAESHLLPTVPKVVFDLIELLRNEDAAVSVVARKIELDQVLTARVLRMANSPYFGLRRKILSIHDAIQLLGFSSIRSLVVSSGLTGTFRKIDGVHLPAFWSHSLRVAAVARYLAGKTRRVDQSLAFTVGSMHAIGHLIMAGAMKEQVAALNAVHPFDRMGRLEVERQKFGFHYGEVGARLAARWEFAPEFISALSCFANPMEAEHVDPLANVLHLAVWRVALEREGLRIGDAQHVWPAQSADAIGLSEDAMQEMPAPRELASDLESMIA, from the coding sequence ATGACCCTGGACGAACTGTTTGCCGAAAGCCATTTGCTTCCCACGGTGCCCAAGGTGGTTTTCGACCTGATCGAGCTCCTTCGCAACGAAGACGCCGCCGTTTCCGTGGTGGCACGCAAGATCGAACTCGACCAGGTGCTGACGGCCCGGGTGCTGCGCATGGCCAACTCCCCGTACTTCGGGCTGCGCCGCAAGATCCTGTCGATCCACGACGCCATCCAGCTGCTGGGTTTCTCCTCGATCCGCTCGCTGGTGGTGAGCTCCGGCCTCACGGGCACGTTCCGGAAGATCGACGGCGTGCACCTGCCGGCCTTCTGGTCGCACAGCCTGCGCGTGGCGGCGGTCGCCCGCTACCTTGCGGGCAAGACCCGTCGCGTGGACCAGAGCCTGGCATTCACCGTCGGCAGCATGCACGCCATCGGCCACCTGATCATGGCCGGCGCAATGAAGGAGCAGGTGGCGGCGCTCAACGCCGTGCATCCCTTCGACCGCATGGGACGCCTCGAGGTGGAGCGGCAGAAGTTCGGCTTCCACTATGGCGAAGTCGGCGCGCGGCTGGCCGCCCGCTGGGAATTTGCGCCCGAGTTCATCAGCGCCCTCTCGTGCTTTGCCAACCCGATGGAGGCCGAGCACGTCGACCCGCTGGCCAATGTGCTGCACCTCGCGGTCTGGCGTGTCGCTCTCGAGCGCGAAGGGCTGCGCATCGGTGACGCGCAACACGTCTGGCCGGCCCAGTCGGCCGACGCCATCGGCCTTTCCGAAGATGCCATGCAGGAAATGCCGGCGCCTCGCGAACTGGCGTCCGACCTGGAATCGATGATCGCCTGA